Sequence from the Verrucomicrobiia bacterium genome:
TCCGTGGTGAGCAGCTCACCACCAAGAGCTACCAGGTCACCAGCAAAGAAATTACGGTTGCCACCCAAAGTGAGGATGGTAAACTCATGACACTTTCCGCCAAGCTGGCTGGGAAAGAAGCGCCAATCGTACCTATTGAAGAGTTCCCCGCCCTGCTTTCAGGAAAGAGCTTTGCTGCCGGGGAAAAACTCATTGAGGACCAGGTTCCCACCGCCACTACTGCCACTACCCAGCGGCCAGGTTGGTGGCCAATTAAGCGACATCCTTCAGTCAACAGGTACATTCTCATTGACCTGAAGTACGAATAGGCGTTCCGATTTCTGTTAGTAACGACAACCACGATGGCTGCACCCTACTTAGGACTCGATATTGGACTTCACCGCACCGGCATTGCCCTTTCTGAAAGCGGCCTCATTGCACAGCCGCTAACTACGGTGGAGTGGAAACTCCCCCACAGCCAACCCCTGGTGGAGGCAATCATCGCCCTCATTAACCAGTACGAGATTGCCACCATTGTGGTTGGCATGCCGCTGGGAGAAGAAGGCGAAAACACCGCCCAGGCCCTTAAAACTGCGCACCTTCTTGACCATCTCCGCGAGGGCATAAAGACTGCCGGCCTAACCACGGAAGTAGTAGAAGTGAACGAGTTTCACAGCACCCAAGACGCCCTGGCCCAGTTCCCTGATGTGGACAAAGACGCAGCCGCTGCGGCAGTCATCCTGCAGGACTACTTGGAACAAAACGGGACCGCATGGTAAACCGTTTCGTTGTCATCTTCATCCTTACCATCTGCACCCTTTTTGGCATTTTCTTTGCCGGCTGGAACATTGTGTCTGAACGCCGGAGCGCCCGGAACGCGATTGCCGATGCCAAGCGTGAGGACATCCTCATTACCGTCATCGAGGGCAAGCGATGGGAGGAAATTGCCGGACAAATGGACAGGGCGGGCATTACCTCTTTTGCGGACTTCAAAGCCATCCTAGAGGCCACCAAGAGCCCTGTAGAGGGCACTTTGTTCCCGGAGACCTACCGCTTCTTCCCTGCCACACCCGCAGGTGATGTCATTGAAAAACTCCGCCTGACCTATGCGCGCAAGCTTGTTGATGCCGCACCCACTAATGACCAGCTTATTTTGGCTTCCATTGTGGAACGTGAGGCACAGAACGATGTGGAGCGCTCAGTCATTGCCGGCATCTACCAGAATCGGTTAAGCGTCGGTATGTCCCTGGATGCCGATCCCACTGTCCAATACGCCAAGGACACCCAAGCGTATGCCAAGGCAGGCAAACCGCGGGACTTTGAGTTTTGGGGAGCCATTACCCAAGCCGATTACCGAGGCGTGATTTCACCTTACAACACATATATCAACCGAGGGCTGCCACCGGGACCCATTTGCAATCCCGGTGTTAAAAGCATCTTGGCTGCGATGAACCCGGCCGACCACGACTACACCTATTTCTTCCATCGGAATGGCGAGCTTGTGCTTTCCAAGTCCCTTGCGGAGCATCAACGGAAGTTCAGTATTAAGCGCTAGGTAAAGGCTTGCAGATTGACCTTCGGCCCCTGTTTTGGTAGAAAGACCGCACCAAACGGAGGATTTTTACATTGGAATCAATCGGTACTCTTACCCTATTCAAACACCCCAAAGACTACGGGGGTGATGGCACCCTGTTTACACTAGCTCGCTTCAAGCCTGCTGAGATGCCACTCACCGAGGACGCACAGCGTGGGCTACGGCTCGTGGGTATGTGTGCGCTCGTGGGAATGAATTTGCCCAAGGAGATCTTGGACACCGTCGCTATTGTCCCAGAAGAAGATGGTGAGAGGGTCAACCTGATCATCTCCTCTACCTTATGGGAGAAAATTGGCCTTAACCCTGGGGTCTACGGCGAATGGAAAAGCCAGGCAGTAGCCCTGTCCCGCCACATTGGCTTTACGATTGCGGGTGATACACTCCACAGCGTCTTTCGCTACACCGAAGGGCCAGCCGACCTACAGGGCTGGGA
This genomic interval carries:
- the ruvX gene encoding Holliday junction resolvase RuvX gives rise to the protein MAAPYLGLDIGLHRTGIALSESGLIAQPLTTVEWKLPHSQPLVEAIIALINQYEIATIVVGMPLGEEGENTAQALKTAHLLDHLREGIKTAGLTTEVVEVNEFHSTQDALAQFPDVDKDAAAAAVILQDYLEQNGTAW
- the mltG gene encoding endolytic transglycosylase MltG, yielding MVNRFVVIFILTICTLFGIFFAGWNIVSERRSARNAIADAKREDILITVIEGKRWEEIAGQMDRAGITSFADFKAILEATKSPVEGTLFPETYRFFPATPAGDVIEKLRLTYARKLVDAAPTNDQLILASIVEREAQNDVERSVIAGIYQNRLSVGMSLDADPTVQYAKDTQAYAKAGKPRDFEFWGAITQADYRGVISPYNTYINRGLPPGPICNPGVKSILAAMNPADHDYTYFFHRNGELVLSKSLAEHQRKFSIKR